The genomic interval TATGGCATGACTGAAGAATGAAAGACTTACCTTTGGATGGCCACAGCAATAAGCAAACCACTGATGGTGGTGCACAAATAAGTAACAGCATGGCCATGCTCTTCTGCTTCACCATTAGACTCTAAAAGTCCTGCCTTTGGAAACAGAAGGCGAAGATCAAGAAAGTCAGACTCATCACCCCGGGAAATAGTAAGCGCGCGGAACCTTATTTATTAACGAGTATTTGACAAGTCAagcaataattaacaaaatgcaTTCACAATTGACTgagaaataaaaattatacaaCCCTAGGATCAATTGGGATATATACAATGGCTATACCTTAGCAGCAACCTCACAAGTATCTAGGAGCACGCCAGAGGAGAAATCCCACAATGGAACCTGCAGAGATTTTGCTTAACTTTTGCCTAACACGGAATGATTTAAGTATAAGACATAAAAACAATGTCCGAGTCCCTAAGGATAGAATTGGTTACTGACCGTTGAATCACCACTGCCAGAGACAAGAAGGCCTTGAGGGCATTCCGAGCATGAACAAACGCAAGGCAGGATAGACCTCCCTCCTTAGGATAAAAAAGAGATGTTAGCTTCACAATTTTGCTAGGAGGTGAAATTCCAAAAGTAAAAACTGCTTAATTGCAATCTTAATCATTTGACACGAGTTATAACCTAATGGGCAGAAAGGCAAACTAGTCCTTACGATCATAGAAAGTGGGCATTGTGAGTAATCAAGAAATCAAACACAGCAGCAAGCATGATGATTAAATAGAATCAAAACTCACTCTGTATGGCAACCAAACTTGTCAGCGAAACACACGTGGCAACCATCCTCGCTTATCGCAACCGCACTCACCCTCTTCTCCGACGACACCGTGCAGACGCAGCGCCACGATTCCGTGGACCAAATCTTGACAGTTTTGTCGTCGCGGCGGACACGAAGAGCTTCCGTCTGGAGCCGAATCTGATAGCTCTGATTGAGTCCTTGTGGAAGGGTGCACCGCACTCGTCGACTAGAGAAGCAGCGGAACCAGCACTGTGCGTGTGTatgaaaaaagttttgaaaacgGTTAGGTTTGTCGTTAGTTAGTGGTTTGGGTTGAGAGAAACTTACAGGAGGTCGAAGACACGAAGGTCGGGTCCAACGGCGACGACGACGGAGGTTTGTTCCGGGTGAACCGCGATTACTGCCGGAGCTACTTCAACGTTGTCTCGGTTtgattctgcttctgcttcttccatttctttttgCTTTCACTGACTTTTCAAAGTTGGATTTAAGAACGAAAGAGCGTGGATAGCAGTTTCGTCATTTCCGCAAACACGCAgtatcgttgttagggttttcGTGCTTCACTACTCTTTCTTTTGGGCTTTCGTGACTCTAATTAAGCCTAATCAACATGTTACTTGTCACTTATCACCCAAAATGGTGTTAAGCCCCCGCTTTGATATTGAAATTCGTGAGTTGTACTGTTTTAgtcttctaaattttaattacaCTAAATTAGTTTTTTAGATTTAAGAAAAATACATCACGGTTAGCCCTTCTCCTAATTCTTATCATTGGAATACTGATGTCGACAGTAATATAGCCAATTCTTGCCACACTGCACAAAATAAAATGACGTCATTTTTAATTTGGTGTTAAACACCTCTTTGAACAACATCATTTGTATGTGATGGAAAATAAAACGTTAACATCTCTATTTTGTCTCCACTCTTTGTCTTCTACTTCTCCATGAGTGACGCAGAGAAAAAAATTTTCTCTTCTATGAGTGACCCAAAATAACAAGTgatagttgcaatagaatttctGGAGACCATTAGAACATGACGTTTGTTGTGCAATTGTCGGAAGAGTTCGTTTGCCACTACAAGGATCTTCTATCTCGTCACCAAGGTTAGTGaggatcatattttttttttaaatttaatggaaTGCTGTGATATTTGTTGATCATGGTTAAGTATTTTGTATATTGTCAGTCCATAAGTTTTGAAGCTAATTTTGTGCTAGGATTTTGTTTTGATATTTTGTAGGACTGTATTTAGGGGTTTCTTTTTATGCTCTGTTCCGATGGTAGAACAATCAGCACCTTCACATGAGTGATTGTGTTTTTTTATGATAGTTTCTATGGCTTTTATGAATGTTATTGATGAAAACTGTCTTAAAGTTATTAGTGTGTGTTACTGTTGTTGAAAATAAATTCTTTTGAACCATGCAAATGGATGTGCAGTTAGATATTATGTTTTACCATagaaaaaagttttagaaagatgagAATGAGATAACTATTTATTCCCCTGATAAAAAGGTATGTGTTGGTGACATTAATCAAGATACTTTGGATGTATTCTCGATGaggaattattataaaaattaggatATATGATAAGATAGAAGAATGTTGGTGGCAtgtttgatgcgtgagcatctttcctatctttttctagtgaatttgcatttaatttgttgagtttaatcaagaattaattatcttttagccactatggatgttactttgagtcgtgtgaaattttgtttattttaggtagcatttggctggatttgatggagtttccgcagaaaaagagaagaaggcgaatgatgctgtcaaccctgacctctctgcactcaaacctaaatATCTCGAGCTACAGAGGACCAATGAACGTGATTCTAAaagcgttagaaagctaacttctagagctttccaacgatgtataatagtccatatttctTCTCCACCAGCGCAACCAAGGTTgcacctaacttgagatttctcaagttaggcgcaaggatGAAAGAAGAACGCCCAAGAAGCTCTGCCTAGGCTGCGCTCGAGTTAGGCGCAATGCTCAACAACAACACGCAAGAGAAGTTACTCCTTTCAAGTTAGGCGCAGGATATACTCAAGTAAGGTGCAGTGCTCAAGCAATGCACACCAACACACACTGGTGACTCCAAGTAAGGCGCAGCTCCGTGCCAAGTTAGGCGTGCCTtcctacgaagcaagtggtccccattcaTCAATTGAAGACGCGCGAAttgttttaattaattctgatttaaattttattttttattttaaaatagaaaaagatattatttaatttttaaaattataatttaaaattaattaggattagatataaaagagaaaagaaacttctcttctagGGATTATTCCATTCTATTTTCATTCTGTAAattacagtttacctgaatcctagttttcctccctgaaccatgagcaactaaacctccactgttaatgttatgagctctgtctatttgtatggattgattctattgtttttctattttaattcatgtactgatttataatttaagaattattttcgttctttttcttatgaaattgggtggaacagaagtatgacctctttctaattgagttcttgtataacttgaaaaagctctttacttgaacaacagcttgaaaatatattctcctaaatttctaattatctggatttaacgggatacgtgacatataatcctcttatatttaggtaattaggatttctgtggcatatagcTAGAATTGAACGTCACCccttaattggaattaattgaccaaggaattggcggttgatgaattttagaggagactagaaaggtctaaggaattagggtctagtcacataggtagtgtttgttttgaggtactgagacagagactgagagaccgagactcagtatcgtgtttgttagttcagagattggtactaaaatttctgtctctgtctctaaaatttcagtatttcagtacctccaaaaagtaaggacacaagagactgaaatttttagagatggagactgaaactttaataacattttatacctaaaatactttcatttcaattaattaattccaattttactttttgtgcaaattaaattagagtttcattcttgtttcaattcctgtctcccattttgcaccaaacagaatactgagatttatttcaatccctgtctcttagtctctgtctctcagtctcagtcttttcatctctgtctctccaccaaacgctaccatatagtttgccatgaattaaatcttacatgattaaaatagttaataagaaaagtcaatccgaaaaatagataactctaaaaccttagctgctctctccatattttattcccaacttatttatttgtctgtcttttaattttctgaaattactgtttaatgctctttgaactctcaaacaccattttctgtttgtctaactaagtaaatcacttaaccattgttgcttagtccatcaatccgcgtgggatcgaccctcattcacttgaggtactacttggtacgacccggtgcacttgccagttagttgtggttgtaaattccgcaccaaatttttggcgccgttgctggggattgattgtgattgacaactgcTGGTTGTTTGATtgattagattagataattttgcttttaattagttttattttagtattattaattcttatttttcatttatttttttctcttttcgttttgttttcttcttaatttttttcttctttttcgttcagcatcccctcccctgtttcgttttctgtttcttcttttatttttattattctttattttatttcttttcaaaaaaaattctgttctttcttctttactttcctatttatcacatggtgcgtttaattctttttggtgttttgtgctaaggaaaaataatggagagagatcacatgggttactactcacactcaATGAGTGATTCTCATTATTGTGGATGGGGGAACTAcccgaattttggttggcaaagtcaaaatcaaagaaacttcagtgctccatgttccaactatcaagagccatcatctccctattcataccaagaaccaccacctccctatttatatcaagaaccaccatctccacattcgtaccaagaaccaccacctttctatccatatcaagaaccatcatctttctacccatatcaagagccactatctcccttttcataccaagaaccatcatctttttactcttatcaagaatcatcatctccttcttattcatatcaagagccaccatctccttattcatattaagcaccatcagatcttgagcttctcattaaaaaaaatcatacatgatataaagacgagtgtcaaaaatgtagagaaatatgTGCAGTTGATTATCAAGCCCCAAGAAGAgaaacaagcaaattccttcccaagagatataatgtaagatcctatagaagaaagtgagaaaatcaatcaaaggagttcatactccagtgaattagagaactttccaccctcacacatggaagaagaggaagatgcaaaaacaaaggaggaagatacaccaacaaagaaggaagatgcacaaaaaaaggaggttgtaagggatgaaaacaattatgggaatctacactccaatgaagcagAGAGTGGCATAGAGAGTGAGttaattcaagaagttcttgatgaagggtacactctaaccatcacacaacacccaaattttgaaatcaaagaagtgaaggcaaccaagaAAAGCACTaaaaaggggattgtgaccaagaaacaaaagaaaatatccatgaaaaagagaaggtcaacaaaaaacaatccaacctctacaccaacaagcaaggtgaatcaagttAAACACagtaaaagaaagcttgttaggagtaATTTATATCAGGGGGCACTAATTTTCACCTCTCCCCTCTTGGAgatatttcttttaaccaactggaagaagaggaagaaaattcaacaattaagtatcaagctagtgacattaaagaagcgcttgttggaaggcaacccaactactagtatccttggttttgcagttactttggttttaatttcatagttctttttattttagcattatagttattttagttttgattttaaattactttatcaatttttttttgaatttttcttgttttacatgtgttgTGTTTTGGTTATGCAAAGtgattagaataggaataagagcaattaaaaagaatttttgatacCCTGGAGTTTtactttgcttggggacaagcaaacttttaagtttggtattggaggAGCACAGccggaggaatgagatggccactaggataactgaggtggttgagttcttttCATTCTATATTTCCTCTCATTCTTATTATGTCATATTCctgttttctgtttattttattattgcatgatcctttattagataaattcctaggttctagtttagttctactattttgaaattttctgttatttgctttaatATTGAAAGGTGTCTCATGTACtgcccactgagcttgaaataaaaaagaaagaagaaaagatgtagtgcatgagaaattgggtttaattttaagagtagtatCATTTAtgcaaatgtggtggtatttttgtgactctgaatgcatgacatgaacagtgcatatttaaatttgaatcaaagaatgttgatgtacaaggaacaggaatttagagaactattatgaattctctgcaataagtgaaagtttaatccttgaagcagaagaaacagcaaaagaaaaataaaaccaaggtccaaggctctgagtatcaatgactagggaggtcagacatgattaaaagctcaaagagttgtttccctggtcatatgcttgtggtgtgattgtgtcaagtaatccttgagacagaacaccaagagtcgagatcaaatgcatttgacaagagtatgccaaaggctttgagcaccactgtctaggagtaactgaaagaaaaatcagaacttaaagagagttccccagttaagtgcttgtggtgtttttgtgtcaagtgaagcttgagacaaaacatttaaagtcacggctaggctcaaggtgcaaagcaccaaagaaaagagcaTCAAAGgaaatttgctgtgttcaaggattaaattgaagtacaaaagattagaattcataatattatccggattctaattccgaatgacagtgacaaccttctgattcaaaggagagtgagatgccaaaacta from Arachis hypogaea cultivar Tifrunner unplaced genomic scaffold, arahy.Tifrunner.gnm2.J5K5 arahy.Tifrunner.gnm2.scaffold_113, whole genome shotgun sequence carries:
- the LOC112756537 gene encoding uncharacterized protein isoform X3, with protein sequence MVATCVSLTSLVAIQRGRSILPCVCSCSECPQGLLVSGSGDSTVPLWDFSSGVLLDTCEVAAKAGLLESNGEAEEHGHAVTYLCTTISGLLIAVAIQSLQGTVWFSCDVSAPTLSVSKISKVNSCVICVRV
- the LOC112756537 gene encoding uncharacterized protein isoform X4, with protein sequence MVATCVSLTSLVAIQRRSILPCVCSCSECPQGLLVSGSGDSTVPLWDFSSGVLLDTCEVAAKAGLLESNGEAEEHGHAVTYLCTTISGLLIAVAIQSLQGTVWFSCDVSAPTLSVSKISKVNSCVICVRV
- the LOC112756537 gene encoding uncharacterized protein isoform X5, which gives rise to MVATCVSLTSLVAIQRGRSILPCVCSCSECPQGLLVSGSGDSTVPLWDFSSGVLLDTCEVAAKAGLLESNGEAEEHGHAVTYLCTTISGLLIAVAIQSLQGTVWFSCDVSAPTLSVSKLPGW
- the LOC112756537 gene encoding uncharacterized protein isoform X2 yields the protein MVATCVSLTSLVAIQRRSILPCVCSCSECPQGLLVSGSGDSTVPLWDFSSGVLLDTCEVAAKAGLLESNGEAEEHGHAVTYLCTTISGLLIAVAIQSLQGTVWFSCDVSAPTLSVSKVRNMITHFLNDTHLHDCCHI
- the LOC112756537 gene encoding uncharacterized protein isoform X1, producing MVATCVSLTSLVAIQRGRSILPCVCSCSECPQGLLVSGSGDSTVPLWDFSSGVLLDTCEVAAKAGLLESNGEAEEHGHAVTYLCTTISGLLIAVAIQSLQGTVWFSCDVSAPTLSVSKVRNMITHFLNDTHLHDCCHI
- the LOC112756537 gene encoding uncharacterized protein isoform X6, yielding MVATCVSLTSLVAIQRRSILPCVCSCSECPQGLLVSGSGDSTVPLWDFSSGVLLDTCEVAAKAGLLESNGEAEEHGHAVTYLCTTISGLLIAVAIQSLQGTVWFSCDVSAPTLSVSKLPGW